A segment of the Serratia fonticola genome:
GATAACCACCCACCGGTGCCGATAATTTTGCGGACAGGCGTTAAATCTCGGCCAATTTGCAGTTCGCGATTACCCGCAACGGTTGCCACAGTACGTTTGGTGCCTGCATGGCGTTCGCTGGCATAACCCACGTTCAGCCCGGCGAGCACAGCGTCAAAATGCACTTCCGTTGCGTTGGCGGGGGTATATTCCGGTTGGGCATTAACCCGACGCAGGTAGTCATAAAACGCCGCTTTCTCGGACGACTTATTCGCGAATACCGTTTCCACCAGCGCCCGGGCGCTGTCACCCGCAGTGACGGCGGAAACCCGCATGCCAAGATCCCCTTCAACCGTACGTTTTAAGAAAGGTTCTTCGAGGCCATGCTTAAACGTATCCGGCGTCAGGATGTTGTCGCAGGTGGAATAGACATCGGTCGTGGCGCCTCCCATATCGAACAGCATGAATTCACGCCAGGCCTCGGAAGACTGGCTGATGTGATGCACCAGTTCATACATGGTGTACGGCGTCGGTAGTGGCTCTTTGCCGATCACATCGACAATCTTGTCCAGCCCTTTGCCTTTAACGATACGTTTTAAAAAGACGTCACATATCGCTTTGCGCGCCGGACCGGGATTTGGGGTATCCAGGTCAGGTAGCACATTGTCGACAATCGTGAGATCCTTATCCCGCAGCAGTTGACGTACGTCGTCCTGAATATCACGGTTACCGGCAAAGATAATCGCGCAGTCCAGGGTCGACTCACCAAGCATCCGGGCATTGACCAGCCCATATTTTTCTTCGCCACCGTCGGTACCGCCGGTAAAAAGCAGAATGTCCGGGGGTGAGCTTTCCAGCTCTTTAATATCGTGACGGGTCAGCTTGTAGGAGTAATAGTGAACAATCTTGGCGCCAGCAGAATGCGCAGTCACTTTGGCAGATTCGAGGGTAATACAGGGTACCAGGCCCAACGCAGCAACCGCGAGCCCACCTTTTGCCGACGAAGAGTAATTGACTGACAGCTCGCCCCGGCTTAATAAACCGCGTACATCCTCCTGCACGATGTTATCCACACAGTTGAAAAAGCCTTCCGCTAAATTCTGTGTGGTAGTAGGCACCAGTCCTTTATTAATTAACGTCAGCTCGTGACCTTCCACAACAAATAATGCCGCTTTGGTCCATGTTGAGCCAATATCAATTGATAACGTTCGCATCAGCAAACCTCGAGGGATAATTTCTCGTTGTGAGTTTTAACGTCCTGTACGATCTGGTCGCAAAGGGGTTCCAGTTCCTGGTGTGGTGGCATGACAAAATCAAACCCCATCGCCTTGAACTTAGGCTCAACTTCGTTGAAGTCATATTTGCCCACCACCAGGTTGCCGCCGACATACAGCAGAATATCGCCTATGCCACGCTCGATGCAGCGGTCACGCATCCCCAGGCAGTCGGTATCACCGTGGCCATAAATAGAAGAAACAATAATGGCGTCAGCCCCCGTCTCAATCGCAGCATCAATATATTCGTCCTGACTAACCATCACGCCCAAATTTGTGACCTGAAATCCGTATTCGGTGAAAACACGTTCCATGATTTTATTTCCAACAGAATGACAATCTGCCCCTATCACGCCAATAACTAATGTAAGCTTCTTCATTTAACTATCCTTTATGTTGAAAATGGGTGAGTCGCTTATTTATCCCTCGTTGATGAGTTGCAATATGCGTCGTGGTATTATTTTGTGCAATTGATAAATTATGAAGACAACTTGACATTACTTGGGTGATAAAGATCACACAATAAAAACCAATAAAAACAATGAAATAAACAACAAAAATAAAAAGTGACTCGTTTTTTATCTCTATGATAAATATCGACATGGTAAATTTGTGATCATGGCAGAACTTTTCAATATTTTAATTAATTTGGGGTTCTGTGATACCCATCACAGCTAATTTTAAAAGTGTCCTTCTTTTATTTTTTTACACAAATCTTCTGCCGCTAATAAAATGCGTGGACCGCTGCGATTAAACCAGTCTGGATTTAAATTGATAACTGAATAGCCGGTTCTTTGTCGCCAGAAATGCATTTCCTGATCATCACCTTCCTGATGCGTACCGGTAATCAGCAAACGAGGCTGGCGGGAGATAATTTGCTCGCGACTGACCACCGGCCAGGCCACCCGACTGCCGGCAAAAACGTTTTCAACCCCGCAAACCCGTAGAACATCATTTTGTATCGACTGGCCATTGGTGGTCATTAACGGGCTCACGCCAAACAGCAGCGCAGCAGGAATTTTTTCAGCTCGCGCGAACTGCACGCTTAACGCCGCCAGCTTCTGGCGAAACTCGTGAGCACGGCGCGCCCCGGTTTCCGGGTTGCTGCCGTAGCGGGCCAGGCGCTCTATATCCTGTGGGATCGTCTCCAGGCTATGCGGGTCAACGAACACCACCTGAATCCCGTACTTTTGCAGTTTCTCGAGCTCACGCTGGGGATTGGTTTCACGGGAGGCCACCACCAGATCGGGTTTGAGCAGCAGAATACGTTCAAATTTAATACTATTACCGGAAGCCACGCGTTCCAGCTTTTGCACCGCGTCGGGGTAATCGGAATAGTCGCTGACCGCGATCAGCGCATCACCAAGACCTGCTGCCCAGACCATTTCTGTGGTGTGTGGTGCCAGGCTAACCACTCTCAATGCCCAGAGAGGCGAGGAGCACAGCAGGCAGGTAACAAGCAATAAATAACGCGAGATTTTCGCGAACAGGAAAGGTTTCATGTGAGATCCTCAGAAAGCCACGCGAATCAGGGTGCAGCCGCGTGGCAGGCAGGATGATTCAGAACTGATAGCTGGCGCGCAGGTAATATTCCCGGCTCGGCATGTTATAGCCGTTGGCCGTTTGCCAGGTCTTATCGAAGAGGTTATTCACGTTACCGTGCAGGGTTAACTGGCGAGTCATCGGCCAGGAGAGCCCAACATCCCAAAGCGAAGCCCCTCCCACATCAATAGTGGTAAAATCCTTGTTGCTGGTGTCTTTACGCTTACCAACGTAGTTGTACACCACGTTCCAGCCAAGCGACGCCACTTCACCGCTGATTTCGTATTTCGCCTGCTGTTTGGCGCGCCGCAATAACTGTTGTCCGGTTTCATCATTCTTCGGGTCGATAAACTGCAGAGTGACGTTGTGTGCCACTGGCCCGGTAGCGAACTGCCCGGTTAACTCAATCCCCTTGATAGTCGCCTTGTTGACGTTGAAATAAACGCCACTCATCCCCATATCGTCACCGCCCATCTGGTAGTCGATGAGGTTGGTTATCTGGTTGTAATAGGCAGACACCCTCCAGTCGAGCGGGCCGCTCAGCCCTTCGAGGCCAATTTCCCACTGGCGCGACGCTTCCGGTTTCAGGTTTGGATTAGAGGCAATATTAAATCGCGTGGCGCCATACTGCTGGCCTAAGGACGGAGCCAGGAAGGCAGTGCCGTAGGAGAGCGTTGTCTGGTAGTTTTCAGCAAACTGCCATCCGGCGGCCGTTTGCCAGGTGCCATGCCAGCCGAACTGCTCATCATGGTCTTCTCGCCCCGAGAGTTCTAACGTCACCTCGTCAAGCTGTTGTACCCCTACCAGGTAGAGTCCCGTGTTATTGCGCGAATAGCTCTGACTGGAGAACACTGGGTTGATGTCAAACGTCTCACCGGTGGTGGTGAGTTCTTCCCGTTTCCAGTCGATACCACCGCTCACCATGCCGTGGCCAACCACGAAGTTGTGCCCCCACTGCAGATAGTACTGTTCAATATCATCAAGCGTACTGGGTGATGCATAAGGACCTGCGATATCGTTGTAGTTATCGTCTTTAATCCGCTGGTAACTGCCCATCAGTTGGGAGGAGTAAATACCGGAGTGGTAGCGCAACGCCGTATCCCAGGATTGGGTGTAGTTTTGCAAGTGGTTATTACCGCCATCATAGCCATAATCCCCCTGAGAATAGGCGGTGTTGCCGGAGTGGCCATAACCGCGGAAAAAACCGTTGAAGTTGTCGTTAAATGCCGTCGATACCCTGCCAAACAGGAATTTTTCATGATGCCCTTTAGCATCGTGATCGCCAGAATAGGTGGAATCCGGCATCACCTCATACCCTTTGGTACGTTCGTAATTACCGGCCAGCGTCAGCACCGTTTTGTCGATTTTTTTGTTTACGGTGGCGCCATATTGCTGATAGCCGTTTGAACCGATGCCGGTATCCAGCTGCGTTTTATCGTCATCGTGTTGAGTGATAATATTGATGACACCCCCCATCGCTCCGGAGCCGTGTACCGCTGAACGCGGGCCGCGAATATACTCAATACGCTGAACCATAGCGACCGGGATCTGGGAGAAATCAGGGTTATTGGCAATACCGGGGCGCGGGACGGGGATCCCGTCAATCAAGACCAGTACATGCCGAGCTTCGGTGCCACGAATATAGAGCACCGAGTTCTGCCCCATGCCGCCATTTTGCGACAGGTCTACCCCGGGCAAATGGCGAATAACGTCAGAGACAGATTTAGACTGCCAGCGGGCCATGTCCTCTTTGGTGACAACATTCATCGGGGCAAGGACGGTGCTGACGGGTTGCAAGAAACGGTTGGCGGTGATGGTCATGGTTTGTTCAGCCATGACCGGGAAGGTAAATAACAGCGGTACTCCCCAGCCGAATCGATGAAGTTGATCTATTCCCGCAGTAGGCATTGAAAACACTCCTAAGTTAATGAATACCTTAAATTATCGGTATCGTTATTTCCCCAATGAAATCTAACGTCAAACAAATGGTTCAACTGATGGATCTGCATGATCTCTTTGCATTGGCCACGCATAACCATCTGGCCTTTTTTAATCATCCAGACCTCATTGGCATGATGCAGCGTGTGGTTTAATTCGTGTGAACTGGAAATCACTAATATTCCATGGGCGCACATTTCCTCGATAAGCCTGTCGAGCGCGATTTGTTGCACAATATCCAGACTGGTGGCGGGTTCATCGAGAATAAGCAGTTTCCCGGCAGGATTGAGCGTCGGCCACAGCTGCAGAAATATCGATGCCAGCCGCACTCGTTGCCACTCCCCGCCGGAAAGTTGATTAATAGGGCGAGTGAGTTTGTCGCTCAGATACAGCCTTTTACTCAGCGTATGGATGGCAGCATCAACAGCATCTGGTAATGCCCCCTTAGGAATAAAAAAGCCCAGATAAGAGAAAACGGGTATTAACAAATCCGGGAGATCCTGCTGGATCAAACAGGCACGGTACAGAGAGAGTTCCTGTGCGGTCATCGCCGAGAAGGGTTTATTACCCAAGCTTATCGAACCGCCGCCGTTGATGAGCCCGGCCAGACGCAGCAGCAGTGAGCTTTTACCCGCACCGTTAGGGCCGATGAGGTGCACCAGTTGCCCGGGGCTCACGCAGGCGTCGAAGGGAGCGATTCGGCCCTTCACCGAAAGCTGACGGATATTCAGAGGGGTCATTTTACCGCTCCGGCGGGTTTGCGAAGCAGCATCCAGATGAAGACGGGTGCCCCAATGGTGGCGGTCACTACGCCGGTTGGGATCTCAGCAGAGGCAAGCGCCAAGCGGGCAAAGGTGTCAGATGCCAGTAGCACCGTGGCCCCCGCCAGCACGCAACCGGGCAGCAAGCGCTGATGGTTGGTGATGCCCCACAGGCGTAACAGGTGTGGCACCACAAAGCCGATAAACCCAATCATACCGGCCAGCGCCACGCTCACCCCCACCAGCCAGCCAATAAATATCACCAACAGGGTGCGCCAGTGTTGAACGTTAACGCCTAACTGCTTCGCGGTTAATTCATTCAGGGCAATAATATTAATGACGCGTCCCTGACAGGAGAGCCAACCAATGGCCGGGATCAGCGCCAGCGTCAGCCAAGCTTCATTCCAGTCGATCCCACCAAATCCTCCCAGCGTCCAGGCAATAATTTTGCGCATGTCCATATTATTGCTGAAGTAAAAAGCCCAGGCCATAAACGCACTACAGCCAATTCCCATCGCCATACCAAAAAGCAGCAGCCGTGTATTATTCATTCCCTGTTTGATGGAAAATAAAATCAGCAGCATCGTAATCGCCATCGCGCCGCAAATCGCAAACCCGCTTAATAAGCCTAAATGCAGGCTATTTCCGGCCAAAAACAGCGCCATAACCACCGCTACCCCAGCGCCATTAGAGACCCCCAGCAACCCTGGGTCTGCCAGAGAATTGTTAAACAATGCCTGCATTACAGCGCCGCTCAGCGCCAGCGCTGCACCAACACCGATAACGCTCAACACTCGGGGGAACCGGAGATTCCAGACAAAAAGTTCGGCCTCGGGGGTTAACCACTCGGCGGGAGTTAACCAAACATCTCCCGCACACAAACCAAAAATTAACAGTAACGCTAAAAAAAACGCCATGACAATTAACTTAAAATTATCCACCGCCTTTTCATTCGTATTCAGTTGAATAAAAGATGCATATTTTTCGCCTTCAGCCTGAATTTGTGACATATATCTCATCTCTTATTTTTTTAATTGTGAATTAGTCTTATAAGCGCAGAATATATATATGCGGGGTAACTTGATAAGGCAATTGAAAAAAAATGAAGACAACTTGAATTTCACGCCAGCGACTCATTCTTATTAACTTTACGTTTAAGTTTCTTTGCTGGCGTTAGCCATCAATTAACTTAAATAAAACGGATAACATGGTGATTTTGTTGTAATAAATACGCGATTATAGGAATTTTATGAAAAAGAAGATCCCGAAATCAGAGTTATTAGTGACATTTGAAGTTGTTGCCCGACATCAAAGTTTTGCCAGGGCAGCAGAAGAGTTGTCATTAACACAAAGTGCGCTTTTCCGGCAAATAGCAACGCTTGAGGAGTTCCTGCAAGTGCCGCTATTTTCACGCTGCAAGAAAAAACTTTTTTTGAGCGATGCCGGGCGCCATTACTTGCCCCTGGTACGTGACGTGCTGGTGAAGCTGGAAAATGATACCCAACACATTCGCCGCTTCCATCAAAAGAAACAGTCGCTGGAAATTGCGACCACCCCAACCCTCAGCACTGAGTGGTTAATTCCTAACCTACACGCATTCTCTGCATTGCACGATAACATCGTGGTTAACATCACCGCACTCTCCTGCGTCAACGATTTCTTGAACTGCAAAAGCGATATTGCGATCATGCGCGAAAACTTTTGCACTCCCTGGGCTTTTGTTGAACCTCTTTTTGAGGAGGAATTACTTCCCGTTTGCAGTAATACATTTCTAAAAGATAACAATAAAAAAATAAGCGTCTATCAACTACTCTCTGAAAATACTTTATTACACCAGAACTCTCGCCCAGAAGGATGGCAGGAGTGGTTTGCACAATTTAACATCTCTAATCCGGACGTGAACAAAGGCCCAAGCTTTGATTTATTATCAATGCTCATTACGGCGGTACGTTCTAATTTAGGTGTTGCCTTATTACCTAAATTCTCCATTAAAGAAGATCTACGCCAAGGTAACTTAATTATCCCTTGCGAAGCCCCTTTTTTCACCGGGAATAAATATATAATGACATGGAAGCAGGAATCCATGAACTCCATAAAAGTGAAATTATTCAGGGACTGGGTAAAGAAGCTGGTGGAATAGGATCGTAATTCTGATTTGCTAACAGGGCAGACTTCCGCTTTTAAGTCTTCCCAATAACACCGTTGGCTAAGTGATACAGACAAATCGTCCTGCTTAACGTACACAGGTCGCGGATGAGCGCCAGCAAAGCATTGGGCTGTTGAGCCACAGTAGACCTCTCAGAACA
Coding sequences within it:
- the btuC gene encoding vitamin B12 ABC transporter permease BtuC, which gives rise to MRYMSQIQAEGEKYASFIQLNTNEKAVDNFKLIVMAFFLALLLIFGLCAGDVWLTPAEWLTPEAELFVWNLRFPRVLSVIGVGAALALSGAVMQALFNNSLADPGLLGVSNGAGVAVVMALFLAGNSLHLGLLSGFAICGAMAITMLLILFSIKQGMNNTRLLLFGMAMGIGCSAFMAWAFYFSNNMDMRKIIAWTLGGFGGIDWNEAWLTLALIPAIGWLSCQGRVINIIALNELTAKQLGVNVQHWRTLLVIFIGWLVGVSVALAGMIGFIGFVVPHLLRLWGITNHQRLLPGCVLAGATVLLASDTFARLALASAEIPTGVVTATIGAPVFIWMLLRKPAGAVK
- the btuF gene encoding vitamin B12 ABC transporter substrate-binding protein BtuF → MKPFLFAKISRYLLLVTCLLCSSPLWALRVVSLAPHTTEMVWAAGLGDALIAVSDYSDYPDAVQKLERVASGNSIKFERILLLKPDLVVASRETNPQRELEKLQKYGIQVVFVDPHSLETIPQDIERLARYGSNPETGARRAHEFRQKLAALSVQFARAEKIPAALLFGVSPLMTTNGQSIQNDVLRVCGVENVFAGSRVAWPVVSREQIISRQPRLLITGTHQEGDDQEMHFWRQRTGYSVINLNPDWFNRSGPRILLAAEDLCKKIKEGHF
- a CDS encoding TonB-dependent receptor domain-containing protein gives rise to the protein MPTAGIDQLHRFGWGVPLLFTFPVMAEQTMTITANRFLQPVSTVLAPMNVVTKEDMARWQSKSVSDVIRHLPGVDLSQNGGMGQNSVLYIRGTEARHVLVLIDGIPVPRPGIANNPDFSQIPVAMVQRIEYIRGPRSAVHGSGAMGGVINIITQHDDDKTQLDTGIGSNGYQQYGATVNKKIDKTVLTLAGNYERTKGYEVMPDSTYSGDHDAKGHHEKFLFGRVSTAFNDNFNGFFRGYGHSGNTAYSQGDYGYDGGNNHLQNYTQSWDTALRYHSGIYSSQLMGSYQRIKDDNYNDIAGPYASPSTLDDIEQYYLQWGHNFVVGHGMVSGGIDWKREELTTTGETFDINPVFSSQSYSRNNTGLYLVGVQQLDEVTLELSGREDHDEQFGWHGTWQTAAGWQFAENYQTTLSYGTAFLAPSLGQQYGATRFNIASNPNLKPEASRQWEIGLEGLSGPLDWRVSAYYNQITNLIDYQMGGDDMGMSGVYFNVNKATIKGIELTGQFATGPVAHNVTLQFIDPKNDETGQQLLRRAKQQAKYEISGEVASLGWNVVYNYVGKRKDTSNKDFTTIDVGGASLWDVGLSWPMTRQLTLHGNVNNLFDKTWQTANGYNMPSREYYLRASYQF
- the glmS gene encoding methylaspartate mutase subunit S, translated to MKKLTLVIGVIGADCHSVGNKIMERVFTEYGFQVTNLGVMVSQDEYIDAAIETGADAIIVSSIYGHGDTDCLGMRDRCIERGIGDILLYVGGNLVVGKYDFNEVEPKFKAMGFDFVMPPHQELEPLCDQIVQDVKTHNEKLSLEVC
- the btuD gene encoding vitamin B12 ABC transporter ATP-binding protein BtuD; this encodes MTPLNIRQLSVKGRIAPFDACVSPGQLVHLIGPNGAGKSSLLLRLAGLINGGGSISLGNKPFSAMTAQELSLYRACLIQQDLPDLLIPVFSYLGFFIPKGALPDAVDAAIHTLSKRLYLSDKLTRPINQLSGGEWQRVRLASIFLQLWPTLNPAGKLLILDEPATSLDIVQQIALDRLIEEMCAHGILVISSSHELNHTLHHANEVWMIKKGQMVMRGQCKEIMQIHQLNHLFDVRFHWGNNDTDNLRYSLT
- the glmL gene encoding methylaspartate mutase accessory protein GlmL, translating into MRTLSIDIGSTWTKAALFVVEGHELTLINKGLVPTTTQNLAEGFFNCVDNIVQEDVRGLLSRGELSVNYSSSAKGGLAVAALGLVPCITLESAKVTAHSAGAKIVHYYSYKLTRHDIKELESSPPDILLFTGGTDGGEEKYGLVNARMLGESTLDCAIIFAGNRDIQDDVRQLLRDKDLTIVDNVLPDLDTPNPGPARKAICDVFLKRIVKGKGLDKIVDVIGKEPLPTPYTMYELVHHISQSSEAWREFMLFDMGGATTDVYSTCDNILTPDTFKHGLEEPFLKRTVEGDLGMRVSAVTAGDSARALVETVFANKSSEKAAFYDYLRRVNAQPEYTPANATEVHFDAVLAGLNVGYASERHAGTKRTVATVAGNRELQIGRDLTPVRKIIGTGGWLSRAQAFDIHRWIKYRDIDEQGKKILLPTEFEYYRDSQGLIPLLANVAREFPQHAAITSIKNLTDNRGRKYGNQ
- a CDS encoding LysR substrate-binding domain-containing protein; the protein is MKKKIPKSELLVTFEVVARHQSFARAAEELSLTQSALFRQIATLEEFLQVPLFSRCKKKLFLSDAGRHYLPLVRDVLVKLENDTQHIRRFHQKKQSLEIATTPTLSTEWLIPNLHAFSALHDNIVVNITALSCVNDFLNCKSDIAIMRENFCTPWAFVEPLFEEELLPVCSNTFLKDNNKKISVYQLLSENTLLHQNSRPEGWQEWFAQFNISNPDVNKGPSFDLLSMLITAVRSNLGVALLPKFSIKEDLRQGNLIIPCEAPFFTGNKYIMTWKQESMNSIKVKLFRDWVKKLVE